CCTATTGGTAAAAATGCCAACTATGCCAAAAAGCATAAAAACAAGCCCAGCGATGATGAAAATATAACTAAATATGGTCAATACACTCACTCTTTGCCCCTCTTTCCAATTGGCGCACCGTCGGCGCCATTGCCGCTGTTGCACAGCGTGTCGGCTTCTTTGGGAGCCCGCTTTGCCCTAGCCATGAAAAAACGTGCAATAAACATCGTGCCGATAAAGCCGAGCAGCGCATACATAAGTGCGATGTCTAACATATAGGCAATGTTGTGCAAAGAAGCAAACAACGCAATAAGCAACACGATTTTTGCTGTGATCAGACTTAAACCAAGCAATCTATCCCAATTTGACGGACCGCGGACAACGAGGACACCGCAAAGTCCCAAAAAGCCGATAATAACCCAGACAGCAATGCCTATAATCCCCATAATGCTCTCACTTTTCAACGCGTAAGAGCTTGCGCTCCAATTGTTGAACAATATTGGTAGACTGTATCGCGCCGGCATGATCTCGGCATGAATGAAGCAATAACGCAGTTAAAGTATTGTCTCGCAAGTCTAACAAAATTGAGCCCGGGGTAAGGGTAACCGAGTTGCCTAAGACGACTTTGAGAAAATCGCTTTGTACTTGTGTCTTAGCCGTTACAATATCGACTTTTGCTCCGATAAAAATGATTTTCATCACGTGAAACGCTGATATATATACCTGCCCGAGCAAATAAACAAGATACAGAATAAGTCGCCAAATGCAAAGGTTGCGCACAGGCTCAAACGGCAAGAGCTTTTCACAAATAATTATGCAGATAACGCCAAAAATAAGGCCTGGAATAATAGTAGTCCAAGAGAGTGCTTCGCCTAAGATGATCCATACAAATGCCAAAATCAGTACAAAAGATATACGACGGAACATGATATACCTACCTTCGCGCGACAACTCGCTCACATATTATTAACAACAAAAGAGCTGTTCGAAGAAAGAGCGCGGATTCTACTCACAGCATAATTCAGTATACACTATTTCGACAAAAAAAACAAGGCCTTTTAACGATGTATTATTGTTTGACAATCGGAAGAAGTTGCACTATACTGAAAAATAAGTATAAAATGAACGATACAGTCCAATTGAAGAAGTGGCGTGACGCAACCAATGGTCGACAAATTGCCGCTTTTATATTGATAGAAATTAGTCTTTGGTGAGGTATAGCTATGCAAGACATTGGACATCGTATCCGAATTTGCCGTGTGCGCAGCAATCTGTCGCAAGAGGCTCTCGCCGAAATCCTCGGCGTGACGCGGCAAGCAGTGTCAAAGTGGGAGCGTGGGCAGTCGTTGCCCGAGATTGTCAACATCATCATGTTGAGTCGATTATTTAACGTTACGACCGATGCCTTGCTCATCGGCGAACATCATACAAAGTGAGGAAAATAAACATGGAAACGATTACAATTAGTCGTATTCATTGACCAAGCGTGCCTCAACATTGTGCCACAAGCCTATGCCTCCATTGGAGTAAATGAGTCACGCTCATCTACTCCAATGGAGGCATAGGCTTTTACCCAAACTGCGTTTGAACAATATCAGCAAAAACGCACGAAATCTGTTATGCTTTGTCAACGGGTGAATTGAGATTTTTTCATTTTTAGTGGGTGGGGCGCGTGGTTGTCGGCTGATTTTGTAGGGCATGGCGTACTCCTTTCACGGCGAATTTTAGACATAAGAAACGCCGCGCAAGGGCAATCCCTGCTCGGCGTTTTGTTGTTCATAATATCAGTTTTTACGGCGTAAGTCGGCGGTTAGTCGTTAGCGGTGGAAATGCTTATTTTCTGCACCTCTGCATTATTTCAGCAATGCACGGTGACTTTGCTTTCATATAGCCGTCCATATCTTCTGGATAGTGTTTTGCGGCGAGTGTTTTTACCTCTGAATACCAATCCCTGTCTTTGGGAGCTGAGCGCAAGTAATCTCTAAACGCAATGTGCACTTTTAGTGCCTCAGAGTATTGGGGACACACATATAAATGGTGCTTCATTAAGTGTGGCTTATCTGTGTACTTGAATGCGTGTCGCTCTTTTGCGCCTAAATCGCCCTCGTGCGTATATCCGACTTGCTCCAATCTGTTTTTTACAACCTCAAAAGAGTTATAGTCTTGGATAACAATAGATATATCGATAATGGGTTTAGCAGACAATCCTTTAACTGATGTACTTCCAATATGCTCAATCACCACAATAATGCCATCTAAAACAGCATACAATTCACTTTTTATTTTTTCATACTCAATTTTCCACTTCTCGTCATACGGAACAACGACAACCCTTTTCATCTCCATACTCACTAATATAAACTACCGACCTTGCCGTGGGCGAGGTGGCATGGTGTAGCGAATGCCACTACTCACACCATGAGCATACCACAACGGCGGGATAAAGTCTACCCCCAGTATCTAACGATGGGGGGGGGGGGGG
The Oscillospiraceae bacterium genome window above contains:
- a CDS encoding monovalent cation/H+ antiporter complex subunit F, which encodes MGIIGIAVWVIIGFLGLCGVLVVRGPSNWDRLLGLSLITAKIVLLIALFASLHNIAYMLDIALMYALLGFIGTMFIARFFMARAKRAPKEADTLCNSGNGADGAPIGKRGKE
- a CDS encoding Na+/H+ antiporter subunit E, producing the protein MFRRISFVLILAFVWIILGEALSWTTIIPGLIFGVICIIICEKLLPFEPVRNLCIWRLILYLVYLLGQVYISAFHVMKIIFIGAKVDIVTAKTQVQSDFLKVVLGNSVTLTPGSILLDLRDNTLTALLLHSCRDHAGAIQSTNIVQQLERKLLRVEK
- a CDS encoding helix-turn-helix domain-containing protein, which produces MQDIGHRIRICRVRSNLSQEALAEILGVTRQAVSKWERGQSLPEIVNIIMLSRLFNVTTDALLIGEHHTK
- a CDS encoding GrpB family protein, with translation MEMKRVVVVPYDEKWKIEYEKIKSELYAVLDGIIVVIEHIGSTSVKGLSAKPIIDISIVIQDYNSFEVVKNRLEQVGYTHEGDLGAKERHAFKYTDKPHLMKHHLYVCPQYSEALKVHIAFRDYLRSAPKDRDWYSEVKTLAAKHYPEDMDGYMKAKSPCIAEIMQRCRK